One window of Trifolium pratense cultivar HEN17-A07 linkage group LG5, ARS_RC_1.1, whole genome shotgun sequence genomic DNA carries:
- the LOC123886504 gene encoding uncharacterized protein LOC123886504 — protein sequence MKEAAVEKDVETIVTTSESSDEETRTAQEGTSADEEDTQSEESNQSIPTNEKEKEVEKSVDSEKEKGEDVVDVETYETTKPAERSTGGITKRLRSCSGKAVPTASKNPAPRVKTKGVGPVKGWSKVFSPTSKKKETLKRKKESSSDSDYDVAKISSPTPKTKTTAKKASQTVEEAPSDNISFHRAAFALRWDYIYQRRLAVERELTKDALKCQDILDYIKEAGLLKTVCDFSHCYELLVKEFLVNIPEECDNPLSKDYPKVYVRGKCINFSPVVINNYLGSSVEPKAELEVANDIVSSEITVGKVKVWPKKKLIPTRTKVDYDYGSFIFDQTIKHIRSTAMKMPIAFPSLLYGIILDQYPDIKVVTDTPKKRESAFTFHHKLFGDHNVADHVGTSADGAGTMTKKEIIAALKMIEGLEADDAPVKASANVAAAGEQHNADEDEAYDTTTDAEDDDSESSDDE from the exons ATGAAGGAAGCTGCTGTtgaaaaagatgttgagacaattgtcacaacatctgagtctTCTGATGAAGAAACTAGAACTGCTCAAGAGGGTACTTCTGCTGATGAAGAGGATACTCAGTCTGAAGAGAGTAACCAGTCTATACCCACAAATGAAAAGGAGAAGGAAGTTGAGAAGTCTGTAGATTCTGAGAAAGAGAAAGGAgaagatgttgttgatgttgaaaCTTATGAGACCACCAAACCTGCTGAAAgatcaactggtggtataacaaaaaggcTGAGGAGTTGTTCAGGCAAGGCTGTGCCCACTGCAAGCAAGaatcctgcaccaagagtgaaaacaaaaggtgttggaccagtgaAAGGATGGAGCAAAGTCTTTTCTCCCACCAGCAAGAAGAAGGAGACCCTGAAAAGGAAGAAAGAGTCATCaagtgactcagattatgatgtTGCAAAAATCTCATCTCCCACTCCTAAGACAAAAACTACTGCAAAGAAAGCATCCCAAACTGTTGAAGAAGCCCCCAGTGACAACATTTCTTTCCATCGTGCTGcttttgcactgagatgggattACATTTACCAGAGAAGACTAGCTGTAGAGAGGGAATTGACCAAAGATGCCctgaaatgtcaagacatcttggACTatatcaaggaagctggtctgctGAAGACTGTTTGTGATTTCAGTCACTGTTATGAGCTCCTGGTCAAAGAGTTTCTTGTCAACATTCCTGAGGAGTGTGACaatccactgagcaaggactaccccAAAGTTtatgtcagaggtaaatgtatcaatttttctcctgttgtgatCAATAATTACCTAGGAAGTTCTGTAGagcctaaggctgaattagaggttgcaaATGATATTGTGAGTTCTGAAATAACTGTTGGTAAAGTCAAAGTGTGGCCCAAGAAaaagctgatacccacta gaaccaaggttGACTATGATTATGgttcctttatttttgatcaaaccattaagcatatcaGATCCACTGCTATGAAGATGCCTATAGCATTTCCATCTCTGTTATATGGAATCATCTTGGATcaatatccagacatcaaggttgtgactgatACTCCTAAGAAAAGGGAATCTGCTTTCACTTTTCATCACAAGCTATTTGGAGATCATAATGTTGcagatcatgttgggacatctgctgatGGAGCTGGTACCATGACCAAAAAGGAGATCATTGCTGCTttaaag atgattgaaggactGGAAGCTGATGATGcacctgtcaaagctagtgcaaacGTTGCTGCTGCAGGTGAACAACATAATGCTGATGAGGATGAAGCTTATGACACTACTACAGATGCAGAGGATGATGACTCTGAaagcagtgatgatgaatga
- the LOC123886505 gene encoding uncharacterized protein LOC123886505, with protein sequence MSTSKNPIVIPPYLCKNMAYTGKEMEFQESLLTLVPEKMVDFNSLKANNYDMEPYFTYQGWNRYFEMLNGPIYPDLLKHFWMKAKIFTKFEAQLEELLAIENNPSLKGKSRKEMGLMEFNGPQIRSNVCGLNLIFSKVHFNALLGLVDKGLFMESFEKETTYRKDLLHRMFLDEKLKGKVKGMTDECRVLFKIIISSICPRLGGTDTISWTHRHLIYFLLTQKKVNLGDYLFERVCEAIFLSKSQRRTSLVHPRLLSELLFQCKIVKMVKKHHSELVDNVITLEVLTANFLTKMHIIITKVVQPQQDFHVRTGDPFYVDGYPIISELDCEEVI encoded by the coding sequence ATGTCTACTTCAAAGAATCCAATCGTTATTCCTCCCTATCTCTGCAAGAATATGGCATACACCGGGAAAGAAATGGAATTTCAAGAATCTCTGCTAACGCTAGTGCCTGAGAAGATGGTGGATTTCAACAGTCTGAAGGCAAACAATTATGATATGGAGCCTTATTTCACTTATCAAGGTTGGAACAGATATTTCGAGATGTTGAATGGTCCCATTTACCCAGATCTTCTCAAGCatttctggatgaaagctaagatCTTTACAAAGTTTGAAGCTCAGCTAGAGGAACTCCTAGCTATTGAGAATAATCCTAGTTTGAAAGGCAAatctaggaaggaaatgggtcttATGGAATTCAATGGTCCTCAAATTAGGTCAAACGTCTGTGGTTTGAACCTAATTTTTTCAAAGGTACACTTCAACGCACTACTTGGATTAGTAGACAAAGGGCTGTTTATGGAGTCTTTTGAAAAGGAAACAACGTATAGAAAAGATCTTCTGCACAGGATGTTCTTGGATGAGAAGCTGAAAGGTAAAGTCAAGGGAATGACTGATGAGTGCAGAGTTCTGTTCAAGATTATCATATCATCTATCTGTCCTAGATTaggtggtactgatactatctcATGGACGCATCGTCACCTTATATACTTCCTTCTGACTCAGAAAAAGGTTAATCTGGGTGATTACCTCTTTGAACGTGTTTGCGAAGCAATTTTTCTCAGCAAATCTCAAAGGAGAACTTCTCTAGTTCATCCTAGACTTTTGTCTGAGCTACTCTTTCAGTGCAAGATAGTTAAGATGGTTAAGAAACACCACTCTGAACTTGTTGATAATGTGATTACTCTAGAAGTTCTGACTGCCAACTTCTTGACTAAGATGCATATAATCATCACCAAGGTAGTTCAACCTCAGCAAGACTTTCATGTTCGCACTGGTGATCCTTTCTATGTGGATGGTTATCCCATTATTTCTGAACTGGACTGTGAAGAAGTCATTTAG